A stretch of Zootoca vivipara chromosome 13, rZooViv1.1, whole genome shotgun sequence DNA encodes these proteins:
- the LOC118095701 gene encoding LOW QUALITY PROTEIN: olfactory receptor 6C65-like (The sequence of the model RefSeq protein was modified relative to this genomic sequence to represent the inferred CDS: deleted 1 base in 1 codon) — protein MDNQTKINEFILLGFTENGKLEIFFFVLFLIMYLMAVMGNMIIITITLMDFHLKTPMYFFLRNYAILEIGYTTAAVPKALFNLASGRKTISYVGCLSQSFFYFFLGTTDFFLLTVMSFDRYVAICNPLRYTTIMNEKFCTFLVLFSWIGSLAVILVQSMLFIQFPFCNSNIIDHFFCDSKPLLRLLCGDTQFLELSSFILSVFTLLGTLAITVVSYVNIISTVLHIPTAAGRQKAFSTCAAHITVVTVTYGSCITMYIIPERDGGQNFNKVVAVLNNVVCPLMTPFVYSLRNRQVQDALKNAFACNHVFNKMQRN, from the exons ATGGACAACCAAACAAAGATCAATGAGTTTATACTGCTGGGATTCACTGAGAATGGCAAACTAGAGATATTTTTCTTTGTCCTTTTCTTAATCATGTACCTGATGGCTGTAATGGGAAACATGATCATTATCACCATCACTCTCATGGATTTCCACCTCAAGacacccatgtatttcttcctccGGAATTACGCCATCTTGGAAATTGGATACACCACTGCTGCCGTCCCAAAGGCGTTGTTCAACCTTGCATCTGGCAGGAAAACAATATCGTATGTTGGGTGTTTAAGCCAAtcatttttctatttctttctgggcaccacagattTCTTCCTGCTGACTGTGATGTCCTTTGACCGATATGTGGCCATCTGCAACCCCCTAAGGTACACCACCATCATGAACGAGAAGTtctgcacatttttggtgctgttCTCATGGATTGGGTCACTTGCTGTGATTTTGGTGCAGAGTATGCTGTTCATTCAATTTCCCTTTTGCAACTCAAACATCATTGACCATTTCTTCTGCGACAGCAAACCATTACTCCGTCTTCTCTGTGGTGATACACAATTCCTAGAGCTCTCCAGCTTTATTCTTTCAGTGTTTACGCTACTGGGGACTTTAGCTATCACTGTTGTGTCCTATGTGAATATAATCTCAACTGTTCTCCACATCCCAACTGCTGCAGGGAGGCagaaggccttttccacctgtgcTGCCCACATCACCGTTGTCACTGTCACCTATGGAAGCTGCATCACTATGTACATCATACCTGAGCGGGATGGTGGGCAAAACTTCAACAAGGTTGTGGCCGTTCTTAACAATGTGGTTTGTCCTCTTATGACCCCCTTTGTG TACAGCCTGAGGAACAGGCAGGTCCAAGATGCCTTGAAAAATGCTTTTGCCTGCAATCATGTATTTAATAAAATGCAGAGAAACTAA
- the LOC118095699 gene encoding olfactory receptor 6X1-like encodes MDLTNCTRVSEFILLGFPHIWGMNITLFLVVLLLYILSIAGNGLIIVMVRVDRRLQKPMYFFLSNLSFLEMWYTTAVVPMMLTNLLSAKTTICFYCCMAQSYFHFLFGITEFYILTVMSFDRYLAICQPLRYTAIMTSNVCLQLSLVTWLGGFCTILLQTVLVVRLPSCGSNVVHHFYCDIGPMLKIAGGDTHLIEALGFLIAVAVILGSLMLTVVSYIFIISTILRIPSTSGQRRAFSTCASHLTVVSILYGAVLFIYLRPSAKHSSFSLNKAISVLNTVITPVLNPFIYTIRNNEVKEALRKALGKKAQNPLIL; translated from the coding sequence ATGGATCTGACCAACTGCACAAGAGTGTCTGAGTTCATCTTGCTTGGATTCCCACATATTTGGGGAATGAACATCACCTTGTTCCTCGTGGTCCTCCTGCTCTACATTTTGTCAATTGCAGGGAATGGTCTCATTATTGTCATGGTGAGAGTGGACCGTCGGCTCCAGAAGCCTATGTACTTCTTCCTTAGCAACCTCTCTTTCCTGGAGATGTGGTACACCACTGCCGTTGTTCCCATGATGTTGACCAACCTCCTGTCGGCAAAGACCACCATCTGCTTCTACTGTTGCATGGCCCAGTCCTACTTCCACTTCCTCTTTGGCATCACCGAGTTTTACATCCTCACGGTCATGTCTTTTGACAGGTACTTAGCCATCTGCCAGCCGCTCAGGTACACCGCCATCATGACCTCCAACGTCTGCCTTCAACTTTCACTGGTCACATGGCTTGGGGGCTTCTGCACCATCCTTTTGCAGACAGTGCTGGTCGTGAGGCTTCCCTCCTGCGGCTCCAATGTTGTCCACCATTTCTATTGCGACATTGGGCCCATGTTGAAGATCGCTGGTGGAGACACACATCTTATTGAAGCCCTCGGCTTCCTGATCGCTGTGGCTGTGATCCTGGGCTCCCTGATGCTAACGGTGGTATCTTACATCTTCATCATCTCCACGATTCTGCGCATCCCATCAACCAGCGGACAACGGAGGGCCTTCTCCACCTGTGCCTCCCACCTGACTGTGGTCAGCATCCTGTATGGGGCCGTCCTTTTTATCTACTTAAGACCTTCTGCCAAACACTCGTCTTTCAGCCTCAACAAAGCCATCTCTGTGCTGAACACTGTGATCACTCCGGTGCTAAATCCTTTCATATACACAATCAGGAACAATGAAGTCAAGGAGGCTTTACGGAAAGCCTTAGGAAAGAAGGCGCAGAATCCACTTATACTGTGA